A stretch of the Ostrea edulis chromosome 9, xbOstEdul1.1, whole genome shotgun sequence genome encodes the following:
- the LOC125659386 gene encoding G-protein coupled receptor GRL101-like — MFDGLISAQYLLVDYFTLCCAQPKAKSKIQCLAPVNEISSCDYLIDTPFLGIVIWYIALVAVLGNFCGMLYRYIMIKRKSMSSFALYSINLGVADFLMGVYLYIIAGANLTFSGRYGFADEWWRHSPICTLAGVMAILSSETSALFVLLITIDRIHMIRSPFSTLKENGRNPQFLSGVMWTIALLLSVLPLLGDDYFHDYYSGSGVCISLPLSIQRKSGWEYSMIVFVGANFLIFIAILIGQVVIFTNVVNAGKKLEGQSTRNRNETSLAKILIAVAVTDLLCWIPIGTIGMYM; from the coding sequence ATGTTTGATGGTCTTATAAGTGCACAATATTTATTGGTGGATTATTTCACGTTATGTTGTGCTCAACCTAAGGCTAAAAGCAAGATTCAGTGTTTGGCTCCAGTCAACGAAATTTCCTCTTGTGACTATTTGATTGACACGCCATTTCTTGGTATTGTTATTTGGTACATAGCCCTTGTAGCGGTGCTTGGAAACTTCTGTGGGATGCTGTATAGATATATCATGATAAAGAGAAAGTCAATGTCATCATTTGCACTATATTCCATAAATTTGGGCGTCGCAGACTTTCTGATGGGTGTGTATCTTTACATCATAGCAGGAGCTAATCTAACCTTTAGTGGGCGATACGGGTTTGCAGATGAGTGGTGGAGACATAGTCCAATTTGTACGTTAGCTGGTGTAATGGCCATTCTTTCTAGTGAAACATCTGCTCTGTTTGTACTTTTGATAACCATTGATAGAATTCACATGATAAGATCCCCTTTCTCTACATTGAAGGAAAATGGCAGAAATCCCCAATTTCTTTCTGGCGTAATGTGGACCATTGCTCTCTTGTTATCAGTGTTGCCTTTACTTGGAGATGACTATTTTCATGACTACTATTCTGGTTCCGGAGTATGTATTTCTTTACCTCTCTCAATACAGCGCAAGTCTGGTTGGGAGTATTCTATGATAGTATTTGTTGGGGCCAACTTCCTAATCTTCATAGCAATATTGATAGGTCAAGTAGTGATATTTACCAATGTTGTAAATGCTGGGAAAAAACTGGAAGGTCAGTCTACACGAAATCGAAATGAAACGTCTTTGGCTAAAATTCTGATTGCAGTTGCTGTAACGGATCTGTTATGTTGGATACCAATAGGTACCattggtatgtacatgtag